In Candidatus Contubernalis alkalaceticus, the following proteins share a genomic window:
- a CDS encoding metallophosphoesterase family protein: MSLLSKEFISINTVKGDYMQRKDYLKIGIAAVIGMIIFVSLFSNVLVPLSALELELNLSLFQGGYTQLTLPPFGMVRAQTHLPPLTFQVALNNINLDTLSEVIPRFAQDDFIDQLQNQIRSFLYNFFLRVLALGFLGGAAGVYLLGIRKIKPVMLGGSIGLILIGIFILMAILSFNTMAFNNPEFEGALSAAPWMVGLVEESILKVNTLGEQMEVMALSVYNVFEKIERIEPLGTADGELKVLHVSDIHNNPVGVKFTNQVINTFNVDIVIDTGDITDFGTPLEAELIAGVAEFDVPYVFVPGNHDSPEVINRMKQIDNVIVLEEGKINILGLVIAGIADPSSRSVEMAVLDQWVLDDYAQRLEAVVEEGEPTDIVAVHHPRISEGLTGAVPVILNGHTHSLRFREEQDSVVFNAGTTGAAGIRGFQTRQEVPYSVVLLHYSWEEGEARLVAADIIKVFQLHSGFSLERVLFSPQEVKEEVKEEVEEEVEEEVEEEVEEQLEE, from the coding sequence GTGTCCTTACTCTCTAAGGAGTTCATTTCTATAAATACAGTGAAAGGTGATTATATGCAGCGAAAAGATTATCTTAAAATTGGAATAGCGGCAGTAATCGGGATGATTATTTTTGTCAGCCTTTTTAGCAATGTTCTGGTTCCTTTGAGTGCTTTAGAGCTGGAGCTGAATTTGAGTTTGTTTCAAGGGGGTTATACGCAGCTAACGCTGCCCCCATTTGGTATGGTCAGGGCTCAGACTCACTTACCGCCATTAACATTTCAAGTAGCCTTAAACAATATTAACTTGGATACACTTTCAGAAGTGATTCCAAGATTTGCGCAAGACGATTTTATAGACCAATTACAAAACCAGATTCGCTCATTTTTATATAATTTTTTCCTGCGGGTGCTGGCACTGGGATTTTTAGGGGGGGCTGCTGGAGTTTATCTGTTGGGGATAAGAAAAATTAAACCGGTTATGCTGGGAGGTAGTATCGGCTTAATTCTTATTGGTATTTTTATCTTAATGGCTATTCTTTCTTTTAATACCATGGCTTTTAACAATCCGGAGTTTGAAGGGGCGCTAAGTGCCGCTCCCTGGATGGTGGGCCTGGTGGAAGAAAGTATTTTAAAGGTGAACACATTGGGCGAACAGATGGAAGTGATGGCCCTCAGCGTATATAATGTTTTTGAAAAAATAGAAAGAATTGAACCTCTAGGAACTGCGGATGGGGAGTTAAAGGTGCTTCATGTTTCAGATATTCACAATAATCCGGTAGGAGTTAAATTTACCAATCAGGTAATCAATACCTTTAACGTAGACATAGTTATTGATACTGGAGATATTACGGATTTTGGGACACCTCTGGAAGCTGAGCTGATTGCAGGGGTTGCGGAATTTGATGTCCCTTATGTCTTTGTCCCCGGCAATCACGATTCACCAGAAGTGATTAACCGTATGAAACAAATAGATAATGTAATTGTATTAGAGGAGGGCAAGATAAACATTTTAGGACTGGTAATTGCTGGGATAGCCGACCCTTCTTCCCGCTCCGTGGAGATGGCTGTGTTGGACCAGTGGGTATTAGATGACTATGCTCAAAGGCTGGAGGCAGTAGTTGAAGAAGGTGAACCTACGGATATTGTGGCGGTTCACCATCCTAGAATCTCCGAAGGCCTTACAGGTGCAGTTCCCGTGATTCTAAATGGTCATACTCATTCTCTTAGATTCAGGGAAGAGCAGGATTCGGTGGTGTTTAACGCAGGCACCACCGGGGCCGCGGGAATCCGGGGGTTCCAAACCCGGCAGGAAGTTCCCTACAGCGTGGTTTTGCTTCATTATTCCTGGGAAGAGGGAGAGGCCCGGCTGGTTGCTGCTGATATTATAAAAGTATTTCAGCTTCACAGCGGTTTCAGTTTGGAACGGGTGCTGTTCTCCCCACAAGAAGTAAAAGAGGAAGTAAAAGAGGAAGTAGAAGAGGAAGTAGAAGAGGAAGTAGAAGAGGAAGTAGAAGAGCAGTTAGAAGAGTAA
- the recA gene encoding recombinase RecA: MEKTKALEMALHQIEKQFGKGSIMKLGESSALLNVDVIPTGCLPLDIALGVGGLPRGRVVEIYGPESSGKTTVALHVVAEAQKRGGYVAFIDAENAMDPVYAKRLGVDIDNLLISQPDTAEQGLEIAETLVRSGAIDVLVVDSVAALVPRAELEGDMGDAHVGLQARLMSQALRKLSGVISRSRTIAIFINQLREKVGVFFGNPETTPGGRALKFYSSVRLDVRRIETLKQGNDMIGNRTRIKVAKNKVAAPFKQAEFDIIYGEGISRESCVLDVGLSIDLINKSGAWYSLGEERLGQGKDNARQYLKERPEICETLENKIREVFGLTSCLLGEKEDKNVHTDTASGNEATKKTQTEKKIKKDS; encoded by the coding sequence ATGGAAAAAACAAAAGCCCTGGAGATGGCTTTACATCAAATCGAAAAGCAGTTTGGTAAAGGTTCTATAATGAAGCTGGGTGAGTCATCAGCCCTATTAAATGTGGATGTGATTCCCACGGGATGCCTACCCTTAGACATCGCTTTAGGTGTGGGAGGATTGCCCCGGGGAAGGGTTGTAGAGATTTATGGCCCGGAGTCTTCAGGGAAAACCACTGTTGCTCTGCACGTGGTGGCGGAAGCTCAAAAGAGGGGTGGTTATGTGGCCTTTATTGATGCTGAAAATGCCATGGACCCGGTTTATGCAAAAAGACTTGGAGTAGATATTGACAATCTGCTTATATCCCAACCAGATACTGCGGAGCAGGGATTGGAAATTGCAGAAACGTTGGTGAGAAGTGGGGCCATAGATGTCCTGGTGGTTGACTCTGTTGCAGCGCTGGTGCCCCGAGCAGAACTTGAGGGGGATATGGGGGATGCCCATGTGGGTCTGCAGGCCCGGTTAATGTCTCAGGCACTGAGGAAGCTATCTGGTGTAATAAGCCGGTCCAGGACCATTGCAATATTTATTAATCAGCTCCGGGAAAAGGTAGGGGTATTTTTTGGTAACCCGGAAACTACTCCAGGGGGCAGAGCTTTAAAATTTTATTCCTCCGTAAGGTTGGATGTCAGGAGGATTGAGACTTTAAAGCAGGGGAACGATATGATTGGAAACAGGACCCGTATTAAAGTAGCGAAAAACAAGGTTGCAGCTCCCTTTAAACAAGCTGAGTTCGATATTATCTATGGAGAAGGCATATCCAGGGAGAGCTGTGTGCTGGATGTGGGATTGAGCATTGACTTAATTAATAAAAGCGGGGCCTGGTATTCTTTAGGGGAAGAGAGATTAGGACAGGGGAAGGATAATGCCCGGCAGTATCTTAAAGAACGTCCGGAAATCTGTGAAACTCTGGAAAACAAAATAAGGGAAGTTTTTGGGCTTACTTCATGTTTACTGGGGGAGAAAGAAGATAAAAATGTTCATACAGATACGGCTTCGGGGAATGAAGCGACGAAAAAAACTCAAACCGAAAAAAAGATAAAGAAAGATAGTTAA
- the rny gene encoding ribonuclease Y, with amino-acid sequence MTDINIWIVVVIVLGTALAAFIIGYYMRKSTAEAKIVSAEDEASKILEEAKKQAQSVKREAILEAKEEIHKQRAEIERESKERRSESQRLERRMIQKEESLDKKLSLIEKKEEEVKSIEVEADKKRRELFELFKKQLQELERLSSMTSEEAKELLLARVKDEIKHEMAIMIKELETRAKEEADKKAREVITMAIQRCAADHAAESTVSVVSLPNDEMKGRIIGREGRNIRTLETLTGIDLIIDDTPEAVILSGFDPIRREVARIALEKLISDGRIHPARIEEMVNKAQQEVEVEIREQGEQAIFEVGVHGVHPELVKLLGRLRFRTSYGQNVLKHSIEVSHLAGVMASELGLDVKLAKRAGLLHDIGKAVDHEVEGPHVVIGAELAKKYKESPNVINGIGAHHGDEDYKTLEAALVQAADAISASRPGARRETLEAYIKRLEKLEEIADSFEGVDKAFAIQAGREIRIMVKPDKVDDNHTPKVARDIVKKIEDEMEYPGQIKVMVIRETRAVDYAK; translated from the coding sequence ATGACTGATATTAATATATGGATCGTAGTAGTAATTGTATTAGGCACAGCCTTAGCTGCATTTATCATCGGTTATTATATGAGGAAAAGCACCGCCGAAGCTAAAATCGTTTCTGCGGAGGACGAGGCTTCAAAGATATTAGAAGAAGCAAAAAAACAGGCCCAGTCCGTAAAAAGGGAAGCTATTTTGGAAGCTAAGGAAGAAATTCATAAACAGAGGGCGGAAATAGAAAGGGAAAGTAAAGAAAGAAGAAGTGAATCTCAACGTCTGGAAAGAAGAATGATACAGAAAGAAGAGTCTCTAGACAAGAAATTATCCTTAATTGAGAAAAAAGAAGAAGAAGTTAAATCTATAGAAGTAGAAGCAGATAAAAAAAGAAGAGAATTATTTGAACTCTTTAAAAAACAGCTTCAGGAATTGGAAAGACTTTCCAGCATGACCTCCGAAGAAGCCAAGGAACTGCTTTTAGCCAGGGTTAAGGATGAAATAAAACATGAAATGGCTATTATGATTAAAGAATTGGAGACCAGGGCTAAAGAGGAAGCAGATAAGAAAGCCAGGGAGGTTATAACCATGGCTATTCAAAGATGTGCTGCGGATCATGCGGCAGAATCTACTGTTTCGGTAGTTTCCCTGCCCAATGATGAGATGAAGGGTAGGATTATCGGAAGGGAAGGAAGAAACATCCGTACTTTGGAAACATTGACGGGGATTGATTTAATTATTGATGATACTCCTGAAGCCGTTATACTGTCGGGGTTTGACCCCATTCGTAGAGAAGTGGCCAGGATTGCCTTGGAAAAACTTATCTCTGACGGTCGGATTCATCCTGCCAGAATTGAAGAGATGGTAAATAAGGCACAGCAGGAAGTTGAAGTGGAAATTAGGGAACAGGGAGAACAGGCGATTTTTGAAGTGGGAGTACATGGTGTTCATCCTGAATTGGTAAAGCTTTTAGGAAGACTTCGTTTTCGAACCAGTTATGGACAAAATGTTTTAAAACATTCCATAGAGGTATCTCATTTAGCCGGAGTTATGGCCTCGGAATTAGGTCTGGATGTTAAACTTGCTAAAAGGGCAGGGCTGCTTCATGACATAGGGAAGGCTGTTGACCATGAAGTGGAAGGTCCTCACGTGGTTATCGGTGCAGAACTGGCCAAAAAATATAAGGAATCTCCTAATGTTATAAATGGAATTGGTGCCCATCATGGGGATGAGGATTATAAAACTTTGGAAGCTGCATTGGTACAGGCTGCCGATGCTATCTCAGCCTCACGGCCGGGAGCCCGAAGAGAAACCCTTGAGGCATATATTAAACGATTAGAAAAGTTGGAGGAAATTGCTGATTCCTTCGAAGGGGTAGACAAAGCCTTTGCTATTCAAGCCGGCAGAGAAATTAGGATCATGGTAAAGCCTGACAAAGTGGATGATAACCATACGCCGAAAGTAGCCAGGGATATTGTGAAAAAAATTGAAGATGAGATGGAATATCCCGGACAAATAAAAGTAATGGTAATCCGTGAAACTAGAGCAGTAGATTATGCCAAATAA
- a CDS encoding TIGR00282 family metallophosphoesterase — MRVLMIGDIVGRIGRQCVRDMLEKVKENYCIDFTIANGENAAGGTGITKKVAAQLYSYGVDFLTMGNHTWDNKDIYNFIDQEDKIVRPANYPQGTPGVGSRIVKVKNISIGIINVLGRVFLLPLDCPFRTVEKEISEMLKITPIIIVDIHAEATSEKIALAYFLEGRASAVLGTHTHVQTADERIINDHTAFISDVGMTGPYDSIIGVDRDLVIDKFITQLPVRFEVARGEKAQFNAVVIEIDAESGRAKEITRIFDQHSV; from the coding sequence TTGAGAGTATTGATGATTGGCGATATAGTTGGAAGAATTGGCCGGCAGTGTGTAAGAGATATGCTTGAAAAAGTAAAGGAGAATTATTGTATTGATTTTACTATAGCAAATGGTGAAAATGCCGCTGGTGGAACAGGTATCACCAAAAAAGTAGCAGCCCAGCTTTATTCTTATGGGGTTGATTTTTTAACTATGGGGAATCACACCTGGGATAATAAGGATATTTATAATTTTATAGATCAGGAGGATAAAATTGTTAGACCCGCCAATTATCCTCAAGGGACACCGGGGGTGGGTTCTAGAATTGTAAAGGTGAAAAATATTTCTATTGGTATAATTAATGTATTGGGAAGAGTGTTTTTACTTCCCCTGGATTGTCCTTTTCGTACTGTAGAAAAAGAAATTTCTGAAATGCTAAAGATTACTCCTATTATAATAGTAGATATTCATGCCGAAGCTACATCAGAAAAGATTGCCCTGGCTTATTTCTTAGAGGGCAGGGCAAGTGCTGTGCTGGGAACCCATACCCATGTACAGACGGCTGATGAAAGAATTATAAATGACCATACAGCGTTTATTAGCGATGTAGGGATGACCGGTCCCTACGACAGTATTATCGGAGTTGACCGGGATTTGGTGATTGACAAGTTCATTACTCAACTGCCGGTAAGGTTTGAAGTTGCCCGGGGGGAAAAGGCTCAGTTCAATGCAGTGGTAATTGAGATTGATGCTGAATCCGGCAGGGCGAAGGAGATAACCAGGATATTTGACCAGCATAGTGTTTGA
- a CDS encoding stage V sporulation protein S, with product MDVLKVSAKSNPNSVAGALAGVLRERGAAEIQAIGAGALNQAVKAVAIARGFVAPSGIDLICIPAFTDIIIDNEERTAMKLIIEPR from the coding sequence GTGGATGTATTAAAAGTTTCAGCAAAGTCCAATCCAAATTCAGTTGCCGGGGCATTAGCAGGGGTTTTGAGAGAGCGGGGCGCCGCGGAAATCCAGGCTATTGGAGCAGGTGCCTTAAATCAGGCAGTTAAAGCAGTAGCCATAGCAAGAGGGTTTGTTGCACCCAGCGGAATTGACCTTATTTGTATACCGGCATTTACGGACATTATTATAGATAATGAAGAGAGAACCGCCATGAAATTAATTATTGAACCCAGGTAG
- a CDS encoding dipeptidase: MLYITPEIENMSNDIHENSIIADCHCDSVYNLLLPIEQYDFCKRNERGHVDIPRFKETGMNIQVFALFVEQLYHPDRSLKRCLQLYELLMSAFDNNNLEIELATSQGEIDNILNHNKIAALLAVEGGECLEGSLDILRLLYRLGVRILTLTWNHRNQLADGVMESQSGGGLTTFGREVVKEMNSLKMIIDVSHLSEGGFWDVIELSECPVIASHSNANSVFPHVRNLKEEQIKALAQKGGIMGINFYPGFIGSNNPGIHSIIDHIDYLTNLVGIDYLCLGGDFDGIDETPEGLEDVSCLNNLTSQLLIRGYEKRDVEKIMGENFYNFFQKNL, encoded by the coding sequence ATGTTGTACATAACTCCTGAAATTGAAAATATGAGTAATGATATTCATGAAAATTCTATCATTGCCGATTGTCATTGTGATTCTGTATACAACCTTCTTCTACCCATAGAACAATATGATTTTTGTAAAAGAAATGAAAGGGGTCACGTAGATATTCCCAGATTTAAGGAGACGGGAATGAACATTCAGGTTTTTGCCCTTTTCGTTGAGCAATTATACCATCCGGACCGCTCCTTAAAAAGGTGCCTTCAACTATATGAATTATTGATGAGTGCTTTTGATAATAATAATTTAGAGATTGAACTTGCCACTTCACAGGGGGAGATTGATAACATACTGAATCATAACAAAATAGCTGCCCTTTTAGCGGTTGAAGGGGGAGAGTGTTTGGAAGGAAGCCTGGACATATTAAGACTCTTATATCGTTTAGGTGTCCGTATACTTACTCTTACCTGGAACCACCGGAATCAGCTGGCCGATGGGGTTATGGAATCTCAGTCCGGTGGTGGACTTACTACCTTTGGGCGGGAGGTAGTTAAAGAAATGAACAGTTTAAAAATGATCATTGATGTTTCTCACCTGTCTGAAGGAGGCTTTTGGGATGTGATTGAGCTTTCTGAATGTCCCGTAATTGCCAGTCACTCCAATGCAAATTCTGTGTTTCCACATGTCCGGAATCTTAAAGAAGAGCAGATTAAAGCATTGGCCCAAAAGGGTGGTATTATGGGCATTAATTTTTATCCAGGCTTTATTGGTTCTAATAATCCAGGGATTCATAGTATTATAGACCATATTGATTATTTAACAAACCTGGTTGGAATAGATTATTTGTGCCTGGGCGGGGATTTTGATGGAATTGATGAAACTCCCGAAGGGCTGGAGGATGTAAGCTGCTTGAATAATTTGACAAGCCAATTGCTTATTAGGGGATATGAAAAAAGAGATGTAGAAAAGATAATGGGTGAGAATTTTTATAATTTTTTTCAAAAAAATTTATAG
- a CDS encoding PHP domain-containing protein, whose protein sequence is MDADLHIHTTVSDGCLSPKEAVRLAKEINLEVLSITDHDTMGGISEALAEGEKLKIKVIPGVEMSTEYKNKDIHILGYFVDQKNENFQILLEHLRKARQKRVKNIIKKLNGLGCKVNLDEVSNLAREGSVGRPHIARVLAQKGYVNSVKDAFERFIGFNAPAYVERYKLLPKEVIELVLKAGGVPVLAHPGLIKNDSLIYEIINEGLKGLEVFHPEHNEEEVQKLEVMALKNKLLITGGSDCHGIDSRTGSQLGRVTVSMYHVKKLEQAAREIKRKNQQESLQG, encoded by the coding sequence ATGGATGCTGATCTCCACATTCACACCACTGTGTCAGACGGCTGTTTAAGCCCTAAGGAAGCAGTCAGGTTAGCAAAAGAAATTAATTTAGAGGTACTTTCCATTACTGATCATGACACCATGGGCGGCATATCTGAGGCCCTGGCAGAGGGTGAAAAATTGAAAATTAAAGTAATTCCTGGAGTGGAAATGAGCACAGAATACAAAAATAAAGATATTCACATACTAGGATATTTTGTTGACCAAAAGAATGAGAATTTTCAGATTCTATTGGAGCACTTAAGAAAAGCCAGACAAAAAAGAGTTAAGAATATTATTAAAAAATTAAATGGTCTGGGCTGTAAAGTGAACCTGGATGAGGTGTCAAACCTGGCCAGGGAAGGTTCTGTGGGAAGGCCACATATTGCCAGGGTGCTGGCTCAAAAGGGTTATGTAAATAGTGTGAAGGACGCTTTTGAACGATTTATTGGGTTCAATGCTCCGGCCTATGTGGAAAGGTATAAACTTCTTCCCAAAGAGGTAATTGAACTGGTCTTGAAAGCTGGAGGGGTGCCTGTTTTGGCTCATCCCGGTTTAATAAAAAACGATTCTCTCATTTATGAAATTATTAATGAAGGCCTAAAGGGTTTAGAAGTATTCCATCCGGAGCATAATGAAGAAGAGGTTCAAAAACTTGAGGTAATGGCTTTGAAAAATAAACTTTTAATCACCGGTGGGTCTGACTGTCACGGGATAGATAGCCGGACGGGGTCTCAACTGGGTAGGGTGACGGTCTCTATGTACCATGTAAAGAAACTGGAGCAGGCGGCCAGGGAAATTAAGAGGAAAAACCAGCAGGAGTCATTACAAGGTTAA
- a CDS encoding acyl-CoA carboxylase subunit beta → MDVESKLKLFEDTRGERIAEAGSESRKRIENILDQDSFLELNTFVTTSGGWGKEIIIGAGTIDERPVFIFSQCPSSNGGVLSGQGVRKILALLEQAGSTGTPLIGIFDGSGIQVEDNIRALQDFGQLFSGYTTYSGVIPLITVAAGPCPGGLGFIAGLSDFVFSVQQKTEVFINSPQAIKEVTGEEVSGLDLGGAGVLTQKSGVSHFQVEKEEELFPKVKNLFQYLPLNNMEEPPLMDSADDLNRIGPDLKDVLPLGKWEYNVKDMIKGIADQSTFFEVQAGYADNLVTGFIRLGGQSVGVLANQPGELSGALDLNSCQKGASFIRFCDAFNMPILTLVDVPGFLPSVTQEQRGIIRNGAKLIFAYSESVVPKITVITGKCYGSAGVSMGSKFLGIDQVFAWPTAEIGALTSQALAGLLSLSSEETDQFVAPYDAAAKGLIDDVIVPEESRAKIIYAFEFIRNKRKQMPVKKHGNFPV, encoded by the coding sequence ATGGATGTAGAAAGCAAATTAAAATTATTTGAAGATACTCGAGGGGAAAGGATTGCTGAAGCAGGGTCAGAGTCACGAAAAAGAATTGAAAATATCTTGGATCAAGATAGTTTTTTGGAGTTAAATACTTTTGTTACAACTTCAGGCGGTTGGGGTAAAGAAATTATAATCGGTGCCGGCACCATTGATGAAAGGCCTGTATTTATTTTTTCTCAGTGTCCTTCTTCTAATGGGGGTGTATTATCAGGCCAGGGAGTTAGAAAAATTCTTGCTCTGTTAGAACAGGCAGGAAGTACCGGCACGCCCCTTATTGGGATTTTTGACGGAAGTGGGATACAGGTTGAGGATAATATTAGGGCATTACAGGATTTCGGTCAGCTTTTTTCAGGGTATACTACTTATTCCGGGGTTATTCCCTTAATTACTGTAGCAGCCGGTCCGTGCCCCGGTGGTCTGGGATTTATTGCTGGACTGAGTGATTTTGTTTTCAGTGTTCAGCAAAAAACAGAAGTTTTTATTAATTCTCCCCAGGCTATTAAGGAGGTAACTGGTGAAGAGGTATCCGGTTTGGACCTTGGGGGTGCAGGAGTTTTAACTCAAAAGAGTGGAGTTTCTCACTTTCAGGTTGAGAAAGAGGAGGAGCTTTTTCCCAAAGTTAAGAATCTATTTCAATATCTTCCTCTAAATAACATGGAAGAACCACCGTTAATGGACTCTGCAGATGATTTAAACAGGATAGGGCCGGATCTGAAAGATGTGCTGCCCTTGGGTAAATGGGAGTACAATGTAAAGGACATGATAAAGGGGATAGCAGATCAATCTACATTTTTTGAAGTACAGGCCGGTTATGCAGATAATCTGGTGACGGGTTTTATCCGGTTAGGTGGGCAGAGCGTGGGAGTTTTAGCTAATCAGCCCGGCGAATTGTCTGGAGCTTTAGATTTAAATTCCTGTCAAAAAGGAGCTAGTTTTATTCGTTTTTGTGATGCTTTTAACATGCCTATCCTTACGTTGGTGGACGTACCAGGATTTTTGCCCTCCGTAACCCAGGAACAAAGGGGAATCATCAGGAACGGAGCAAAGCTAATATTTGCTTATTCGGAATCGGTAGTCCCCAAAATTACTGTAATTACCGGGAAATGTTACGGGTCAGCCGGGGTCAGTATGGGGAGCAAGTTTTTAGGTATAGACCAGGTATTTGCCTGGCCTACAGCGGAAATAGGTGCGTTGACCTCTCAGGCTTTAGCCGGATTGTTATCCCTCTCCAGTGAAGAAACAGATCAGTTTGTTGCACCGTACGATGCTGCAGCAAAGGGTCTAATCGATGATGTAATTGTTCCCGAAGAAAGCAGGGCTAAAATTATTTATGCTTTTGAATTTATTAGGAATAAAAGAAAGCAGATGCCTGTTAAAAAACACGGGAATTTTCCGGTATAG
- a CDS encoding OadG family protein: MQGLWFSIELMALGFTVVLVVLFLLNIIFQAFGTFLTNDTARKESRHADKVMEQEKKDISTEPKGLLKETEAAASGISPEIIAVITSAVSAYLERPGYQLRVKKIRRGDSLAPWVLSGSLRCDNYLREGNLTNEKI, from the coding sequence ATGCAGGGTTTATGGTTTAGTATAGAGTTAATGGCTTTAGGTTTCACCGTAGTTTTAGTGGTTCTATTCTTGTTAAATATTATATTCCAAGCCTTTGGTACGTTTTTAACAAATGATACTGCCCGGAAAGAGAGCAGGCACGCTGATAAGGTAATGGAGCAGGAGAAAAAAGATATATCTACAGAACCTAAAGGGTTACTAAAGGAAACGGAGGCTGCCGCCTCCGGGATTTCTCCGGAGATTATCGCTGTTATTACAAGTGCAGTCAGCGCTTATCTGGAAAGGCCGGGATATCAACTGCGGGTCAAAAAGATCCGGAGGGGAGATTCTTTGGCGCCATGGGTTTTATCAGGGTCTTTAAGATGTGATAATTACTTACGGGAGGGAAATTTAACTAATGAAAAAATTTAA
- a CDS encoding biotin/lipoyl-containing protein, producing the protein MKKFKITVNGQTYEVEVEEIGGSAQTAVPSVEPQAQPAKTETVSAPSASAAGTPVTAPMPGAILDIKVNVGDQVEEGDIVAVLEAMKMENELSAPVSGKVLSISFNKGASVDVNDTILTIG; encoded by the coding sequence ATGAAAAAATTTAAGATTACAGTCAACGGACAAACTTACGAAGTGGAAGTAGAGGAAATTGGGGGTAGTGCTCAAACTGCTGTCCCTTCTGTTGAACCTCAGGCTCAACCTGCAAAAACGGAAACTGTTTCTGCCCCTTCTGCCTCTGCTGCAGGTACTCCGGTAACGGCCCCTATGCCCGGGGCAATATTAGATATAAAAGTGAATGTAGGAGACCAGGTAGAAGAGGGGGATATAGTGGCTGTTCTGGAGGCCATGAAGATGGAAAACGAATTGAGTGCACCGGTTTCGGGGAAGGTACTTTCTATCTCTTTTAATAAGGGAGCCAGTGTAGATGTAAATGATACAATCCTAACCATCGGCTAA
- a CDS encoding sodium ion-translocating decarboxylase subunit beta yields MLIDKLVMFIDSTGFMNMTLTQFIMVFIAAILIYLAIEKKYEPLLLLPIGFGMFLVNLPLGGLMAPPIDGQLGGLFWYLFQGVDLGIFPPLIFLGVGAMTDFGPLIANPKTFLLGAAAQFGIFTTVIGATLLGFTAREAGAIGIIGGADGPTAIYLTANLAPELLGSVAIAAYSYMALVPIIQPPIMKALTTPKEREIVMEQLRPVSRREKILFPIIVTLLTGLVIPASIPLVGMLMFGNLLKESGVTDRLSKTAQNELNNIVVIFLGVTVGAKASADAFLRVETLMIIGLGLVAFAIGTAAGVILGKVMCKLSGGKINPLIGSAGVSAVPMAARVSQTVGREYNPNNHLLMHAMGPNVAGVIGSAVAAGILLSIL; encoded by the coding sequence ATGCTTATTGACAAGCTAGTTATGTTCATTGATAGTACTGGTTTCATGAACATGACTTTGACGCAGTTTATTATGGTCTTCATTGCTGCCATTTTAATTTATCTGGCCATTGAAAAGAAATACGAACCGCTTCTTTTGCTGCCCATCGGTTTTGGTATGTTTTTGGTCAACTTACCCTTGGGAGGGTTGATGGCTCCTCCCATTGACGGTCAGTTGGGAGGTCTATTTTGGTATCTTTTTCAAGGGGTAGATTTAGGGATATTCCCTCCGCTTATCTTCCTGGGAGTTGGGGCAATGACAGATTTTGGCCCATTGATTGCAAATCCTAAAACTTTTTTATTAGGGGCAGCTGCCCAGTTCGGTATTTTTACTACGGTGATAGGAGCTACCCTTTTGGGTTTTACAGCCAGGGAAGCCGGAGCCATTGGTATTATTGGTGGGGCCGACGGTCCTACGGCAATATATTTAACAGCAAACCTTGCTCCGGAACTTTTAGGGTCTGTAGCCATAGCGGCCTATTCCTATATGGCTCTAGTTCCTATCATACAGCCGCCCATCATGAAAGCCCTTACCACGCCGAAAGAAAGAGAAATCGTGATGGAACAGCTTCGTCCTGTCTCCCGTAGGGAAAAGATCTTATTTCCTATAATCGTTACATTGTTAACAGGGCTGGTAATTCCTGCATCGATACCCCTGGTGGGAATGTTGATGTTCGGGAATCTCTTAAAAGAATCTGGTGTGACGGATCGTCTCAGCAAGACCGCCCAAAATGAACTGAATAATATAGTTGTTATTTTCTTAGGTGTAACTGTCGGGGCAAAAGCCAGCGCTGATGCTTTTTTACGGGTTGAAACTCTGATGATTATTGGCTTAGGTTTGGTGGCGTTTGCTATAGGAACAGCAGCTGGGGTAATTTTAGGTAAAGTTATGTGTAAGCTAAGCGGTGGGAAAATAAATCCGCTGATTGGTTCAGCTGGAGTTTCCGCAGTTCCCATGGCGGCCAGAGTATCACAAACTGTAGGAAGGGAATACAATCCCAACAATCACCTTTTAATGCATGCTATGGGCCCAAACGTAGCCGGAGTTATTGGTTCCGCTGTAGCAGCAGGTATCCTGCTGTCAATATTATAA